The sequence TGTGTGTGGGTCATTATGGGCAAAGACAATTGTTCAGTGACAGataacatgcagaaggtcccaggttcaatccagggCATCTGCAGTTATTAAAGGATCAGGAgcaagtgatgggaaaaaccTGTTGTTCTTCCTGAGATTCTGGAGAGGcattgccagtcagagcaggctagagatggggaagaagccTATAGGAGgtgggcgagaattttgattcagttcgcatttcaagcagaatttatcaaatttgcacgttCCAAAACAGtaggagaaccgaaacacagccatccttcaaaattcacattttttagaattttgggatgcagtgcACGAACTAAACaagatttacaaaaatgcatgtattaggggaaagtgggcataaaaatgaatacgtgagtgaaaataacatgcaaaaaggcatgaagtgatgagaaatggcttgcaaaaatgtatacctttgtcaaaactgcctgcaaaaatgtgtttatttggagaaatttgcactaaaatggtggagaattttcatgaggattttttttaaaaaaaatcgcagatcgctgtagaaatgtagagaactgaatttaacattggaaaaatgagaaactgagagaaccgaaacagacagatctttccaactCTAaagcctaccaaatttgcacttttcaaatcaatgtgcaaaatgaaacacagccatccttgagcATTCACACTTCTCAATGTTTTGCAGCGCAGTTttacagccaagtaatgtgtaggaAAAGGAATCATATTAAggaaaagcatgcataaaaatgcatatattagtaaatataacatacaaaaatgcattgcattagggaaaaccacttgcaaaaatgtgtacatttgtcaaagctgcaaaaatatgtttattaggagtgAAAATtgtcatacttttttttaaaaaaattacaaattattgcagaaatgtagaaaactgaataagactgggaaaatgagaaatgtggagagccgatctatctatctatcttaggGGCTCTGACCCTGCTCGCTTTGTTAGCCAGCCCCACCTACTGTCGCCAGCACCCCAgtgcctccctcccttcccctgcacacggATCACCGGcactcctccccccatgggtcaccagccctccctctctcccttcctcctcatgggtactcctcccttccctccccctctccccatggtccccccaccccaccaaggGTCAGGCCCAGTCACCACTGGGCACCTCGCTTGTCTCTGCTGTCATCCCACTCATTTGCTCCCCTTTCTCTGTAGgtgtctctgctgctgctgccactcctGGGCACCTTGTGTGCCACCAGTGCTGCCAGGCAACCTGCGCAACCTTCCCAGGTGACCTGTGGAACTCTCACGACCTTGCCGGGTGACCCATGTGGCTCCCCCCCCCTGCTGCCGCCGCCAGGTGCCTAACACACACGGTGACACCACCGCCGCTGCAGCTCACCTCTCAGCATCACATTGAACACTTCTGTGCAGACTTGCACCTGGGCAGAAGCTTGGTAGCATGATGCTTATGAAAATAATATATAGGAAGATACATATATCTTCcatatatgctgccctgggctcctgccaggaggaagggcgggatataaatcaaataataaatacataaataggtAAATAATATATACAACGAAAGTTGtacagagaaggtgccaggtgcaaccactgtggggagggaattccacaacttagggacttccacagagaatgccctcttcctgGTCACCCCCTgaccttctgagggtggtggaactaccaagagggccccatcTGTTGATCTTAACACCTAAGAGGGTCAGTAGGGAAGGAGGtgttctttcagatatttgaggcctaAGTCATTTCAGGGTGTTAAATACATGCATTCATTTACTCTTGATCAGTTGTCTGAACAGGGCTACCAGTGTTGCTTTGAGTGCACAAttcagaattgtgtgtgtgtggattataAGCCTTCACTCCTCTTTCTTCCTCAACCCTGCAGGCGGACGCAGGAGCGCATGTCTGTCCAACCTCATCGATTACATCCAAGCTTTGAATTTGGCCATCAACTGCAGACTCCTCAACCCATGGGCCCCCAACCCAGATATTTAGCTGAAGGAACAGACTGGTAAGCCATTCCTTATTTGCAACCATTGGGATGCAGCAGAAGTCCTgtgcagtggtgactggtggctcagtggggcaatggaatccatgccaggttttatttatttatttattaaatttctatcccgcccttctttccagaaggagcccaggacggcaaacaaaaacactaaaagcactttaaactatctttaaaacaaaaggctctgaaacatattaagacaaaaagtctgtaaaaatatattaaaacaaaacatctttaaaaaaatatttaaaaaacaactttaaaaacatcttaaaaagctgtTCCAGCCCAGACACAGAccgggataaggcctctacttaaaagggttgttgaaacaggaaggtcttcaacaggcaccgaaaagataacagagatggtgcttgtctaatatttaaggggagggaattccaaagggtaggtgccgccacactaaaggttcattttgtatattgtgcagaacaaacctcctgataagatggtatctgcaggaggccctcacctgcagagcacagtgatcggctgggtatgtaaggggtaagacggtctttcaggtatcctggtcccgagctgtatagggcttgtacaccaaaactagaaccttgaacttggccgggtagcTAATTAGTCTGATATTTCAAGGATCTTTCAAGGgaagggagagactcctgcctgaagcccttaATCTTTCTGATGGAGGCTGCAAATTGTAGTGGAAAAGGGGTGCTTATCCATTTTCATACTTGCCATTTTATTCTCTCAAATATCTCCAAATCCTGCATCCCCTGCAGGAGAAAATAATCAATCTCTATCTCTTGCAAGGGGAAATAGCAGCTTAGCTGAGTGGGACAGTTTTGAAAAAGAAAGCATTGTAGATtacaggctttgcatgcagaaggttccagattcagtccTCAACATCTCCACGTAAGGACTGCAAAGGGAGGAGGAATttatagagctgctgccaggagTATTGATaatgctgagcaagatggaccagtggtttgacctCTATGGGGGGAATGGGATACTTAGTATAAAAATGTTGCACAACCTTAGAAAGCAATTCAACTTTCTGTAATTTTTTGTGGGTTTGCCAGTTCAAAGTAAGAACCAAAGATGCTGATGAATGGGTCATTACCCTCActctcagggttgccaggttcttggcctgagactgattctgtatctttaggagaagagaaaatcagccaagtgcagatgttcttgcaaccctgtaatgggaaaaaccacaaggtggaattctcccttccccctgcacaacttttaaagatacagaagacctcttggttgccaggcccagcctccaagaggtcttctgtatctttaaaagttgtgcattgagaagggagaattccaccttgtggttcttcccattacagagttgcaagaacacctgcacttggccgacttgctcttctcctaaagcagagtttcccaacctttgagccacagatgttgctggactacaactcccatcagccccatccagcatggccaatggtcaggaattatgggaactgtagtccagcaacatctgtggcccaaaggttgggaaaccctgtcctaaagatacaggatcagtctcaggccaagaacctggcaaccctactctcagtTGGCTAATGGGTCATTACCCTCACTCTCAATTGTGTAAGTTTACCCTCAGTGATGCTGTACCATAACCAAATCTGACTGGGTACACATAGTGTTGTGACATCATCATATTTAtgaggaaccagtggccctccagatattgttggattctaactctcatcagcccaccAGCATGGCaaacatcagggatgatgggacttgcagttcACTAACATCTGGacagctacaggttccccatatctGCACTATGTGATCCCTTATTGGCTGGAGTTGCCCATGTGTTTGTTCTCAGGAAGGAGACAATCCAGGAAAAAAGTGGTGCAGAAGCAGGAACAGAGAAGCGGGGAAAATGGCAGTGGGGAAAAATAGGAAAAAGTAATTATTCATATAATTTAGGGTTATTTTCCCCCAgaaagcattttccccacctgaaAAAGCACAACTtttgtctattttttttaaagcaggcgAACATTTGACACAGCCTAATGAACTGTTCAGTTGAAACTGAGTTCACCCAAGGTTCTTATATCATCCAGCAGATTAGGAAGTGGATAAGACATGCTCCAGATGATCTGCTCTCTCAGAAATGAAAacctttaaaatgaaataaaggttataacagtcatggcttccccccaagaatcctgggaagtgtagtttgtgaagggtgctgagagttgctaggagacaccccattcccctcacagagctacagtccccagaagaggggctgactgttaaaccactctggccactggacctctgccaggggaataggaatctcctaacaactctcagcaccctttacaaactacacttcccaggattcttggggggaagccatgactgtttaaagtggaataaaggtctggtgtgggtgtggctccctgattagccaaggcaagtagctgtgagtctggcttttagaacactgacagttggttcttactgagcatgcctatgctatcatagactcaaatgttaattttcttaaattaactaaagatcagccaggcattttaaaacttttaaaccgcagaagatggtcagagtatggggcaaggtcagtaataggattacaggtactctgtgaacatggctgatttttaattaatttcaacaaattatgagaccactgacagaaaaaagtccaacggggtctggattttttctctctcgttTTACACTGTGAACTGTCTCTTCCCTCTTAGTGTTTTGTgtctcaccatgaaaacttagagggtttttgcgcaagcgtttctgagttgaggactatacgttgtgtaaggttttgttttgaagtgagcttatacagccactctagcgGCTGGTTTTTCAAAGAAGTCATAAAGTCAATGTGGAAAAGCAGGGTGGGGACTCCATCAGACTTATTCTGAACCTGGTTTTGGTTTTATCCTTCCAGGGATCTCAGTGTTGATGCTGGCCTAGCTCCCAACCAGTTCCAGGTCAGGCCAGTTCCTCCCCATTATCAGCATTACTTAGCTACACAAAGAATGCATCATTTCCCTCGGAACACATCATCAACACAGATGGTAAGCGAAGGGACAGTTGTTGGGGACCGTTTGAAGCCGGGCCTAGTCAAACAGGGTGGTCACCATAGCTAGGCGGTGGAGCACATCCTTTGCTTGCAGATAGACTCAAGTTCCATCCCTGACATTTCCAGTTAAATGGCCATCTGATTCTTGGGAGtcattgccagtcagagtaggcaataatgGGCcatatgggccaatggtctgactctgcatgaGGGAGGTTCATGTGTTCAAATCTGTTCCTAGACTGTTTGGCTGAGTGATGTTTCCCAGCTCAGAAATACAAGATTTGGCGCCTCACAGTGTGCACCTGAAAGTTCTCAGCTGGCTCAGATTTCTGCCTCTCTCCTACCCACCTGCAAACCCCTCTTTCCTCTCATCAACCCTTCTCTCTTGCTGCTCTGGTAGTGGTGATAGGATGGTGGGGGATgtctcccctttccccttccccctctggtACCTGGCACACAATATTTGTCAGCTCACAATGCTGACCTCTGAGTTCTTCTCCAGTTCAGATTTTAATCTGAGCCGTAGAAGAAGCCAGCCACGCTCTCCTCCACACCTCCAAATCCTATTTTTCCTCCCTTCCACCTAACCTTCTTCCTTTCTGTTCTGATAGTGGTGGTAGGATGGTGAAGAGTGAGGGATGCCCCTCTCTCCTCCCACTTCCCCTTTCAGCACCTGCCATGCCCCTATGCTTGTGAACTAGGCAACAGTAGCACTGccaaagatgtattttaaattgtattttttttggttattgtaaaccgcccagagagcttcagctatggggcggtatacaaatttaataaataaataaataaaattaaataaataaaaagtaatttCCCCATTGCTACCAACACATTCTCCTGAGGGAAACACTGTATGCATTAAAAACTAGAACATGGGGAAGAAGGCTATGCCAGAACCCTTCTTCCTGACATGTAAGTTTTCTATGTGGAGgtggttttttaaatataaaagggGGAAATTTAATCATATGATTCCCCTATCTGCCATTTGGAGTGGCACAGTCCAGGGATAGTTTTACCACACAATCTGCTGTCTTATAGACCGGGTCTGAGTCACTGTCTGGAAGGAGGCAGTCAAAATACAGGCATCTCATCTCTGTCACCTGCTTTCTAGTCAGGAGCCAACACTGTGGGAGGCGTTCTTTCTGAATGGATAATCTGACAGCTTTCACAAAAACGATAGCTACAGTTGGCTGGGTTATTTTACACACATCCTTGAAGAGTCTTGCATTGCTGGCTGCAGGATTGCACCCCAGTGTAATTTCAGGGGTTCCAGTCTAGCAGATTAACCACATCCAAAGGGCATTAATCTTTTTGTCTAAATGATAATAAAAACAAGCTCTTAAATGTTTTTTCTCAACAATGCCTCACAGGTTGTCCATGAAATTAGAAATTACCCATATCCTCAGCTTCAGCTGCTTGCTCTTCAGGGACTGAATCCAAACAGACACACGTCCGCTGTGAGGGAAAGTTACGAAGTGAGTCCTCCAAGTTTGAATGAGTCCTTACACCTTTTCCCCTGCAACTTTTGCATCTATTTATTAATTCAACCGTGACGGTCTTGGTCACATGTAATGGTAAGCCATAAACAAGGGGTGGGCAACCTCCGGCCAATCTTGgctgtgaggccatttcccccaaaccatggcTACCTTTCAATCAGCTGCGTCACTGGGTGACGCCAGCTGATGGGTGAGAGTGGGTGGGGTTCAATCCAGCTGGGTGCTACTTCACCAGTGCGTTCCCTGTGGGGAATGCACTGACAAACTATAACcctgcagcagagcttggaaaagttccttttttgaactacaactcccatcagccccatccagcatggccactggattgggctgatgggagttgtagttcaaacaaggaacttttccaagctctgccctgcagAGAACAGGGTTGAACCCTCCACTCTGCAGATGGTGAGcgagagttcagtcctgctgggtgaTGCTTTGGCTGTGCATTCCCTATGGAGAACCCTTTCCCCACCCAACAGGgtcaattttgacaggtgggcactcacctatcaatcacctgacatcatcacaacatcagttgattgacaggtaggtggcccCGCTCAGCTTTCAATGTTGGCTACTGGGGTGggtggagataaagatctggccctcctgactaaaaatgttccccacctctgccataaATTATGGCATTTTGCAAACAAGCAGAATGCTGGTGCCGGCTGCTCAGTCAcgtccatccccctcctccttatGCCATGctggaaagaaacaaatcacagcaCTGGCTTAGCATTAACGTGCAAGCCAGTGTTTGCTATTTGTTTGCTCCGAAGAAACAACAAACAGAAGctcaggtttgttcttggcttaccgaTCCTGGTTTCGTTGAGAGCCACACGTtgaagtgggtgtggccaaagtgtAAAAGTGGGCATGGCAAGGACGGCATTTCTAAAGGTTGCCTTCCAAACGGCTTTCCAATCAGCTGCTGTACACTATTTTAAATAATCTTAATAATTCATGATTGAattcagttgtttttttaaaaaattaaagggtTCAAATCTTGGGAAAGTTTTGAGAGGGCTTCATACACACAAAAAATTGGCATCGCAGTTTCACAGCAGGGAACCTACAGAAGCAGTccggaaatatatatatatatatatatttaaaaaatgtttaaaacagaCAAATTTGGAGGGGCCTTGGGGCATCACAGGAGGGGATCTAGAAGAGCAGTTTATGTATATTTGAAAATATATAATTTTGACAAAACAAATTTTTGGGCCGCAGCTTAACCACCCCCATGTAAACAATACTCAGCAAGacatgatctgactcaatataaagcagcttcttatatGATCCTCTTTTGAAAACCATTGCATTTCCTCTGGCAGACTCtggttaaaacaaaacctctttggGGTCAGTGGGGGAGGTGGGAGGTGAGGACTCCATGTCAGtgcggcagtggaatccacttcgggttttagtccaaactttcaaggagctgtccaaaatgctcagaaccttggacagctcattgaaagcttggactaaaagcctgagcggattccactgccccactgacatggggccagCCGCCGCCACTGTCCTGGTCTAGGCAATGGATCTTTGAAAGGTCTCCTGTTCATTccttgttctctcccccccccacttcctttcAGGAGCTTTTGCAACTGGAAGACAGACTGGGAAGTGTGAACAGGGGGGCTGTGCAAAACACCATTGAACGGTTCACTTTCCCACACAAGTACAAGAAGGTAAGGCTTGGAAGACCACACTGGCCTAGCAGAATCGATGCAAGGGACTGGCCACTTTTGGAGGCCAGGGTGCTGGGCTGGATACCTGATCCACAAGGC is a genomic window of Rhineura floridana isolate rRhiFlo1 chromosome 1, rRhiFlo1.hap2, whole genome shotgun sequence containing:
- the ARK2C gene encoding E3 ubiquitin-protein ligase ARK2C isoform X4, translating into MWLPPPAAAARRTQERMSVQPHRLHPSFEFGHQLQTPQPMGPQPRYLAEGTDWDLSVDAGLAPNQFQVRPVPPHYQHYLATQRMHHFPRNTSSTQMVVHEIRNYPYPQLQLLALQGLNPNRHTSAVRESYEELLQLEDRLGSVNRGAVQNTIERFTFPHKYKKRRPQGIKAVKEDEEESDTDEKCTICLSMLEDGEDVRRLPCMHLFHQVCVDQWLATSKKCPICRVDIETQLGSDS